Proteins from one Nerophis lumbriciformis linkage group LG16, RoL_Nlum_v2.1, whole genome shotgun sequence genomic window:
- the urp1 gene encoding urotensin-related peptide 1 isoform X1 encodes MPSLAVVHLVAVICSARWTHALPLYPESDLETQPDFVHKLVSEDASYNTEGEQRQVNNLYPLLMQHNNQRQSWNKVPKESAQQDSYANMVDGLQEVLLKLAAADKLRSQAFLRSEQGLPKTNKRGERKACFWKYCVTN; translated from the exons ATGCCGTCGCTTGCCGTGGTCCACCTCGTCGCTGTCATCTGTTCCGCAAGATGGACACATGCTCTACCTCTCTACCCCGAGTCCGACTTGGAGACGCAGCCGG ATTTCGTTCATAAACTGGTGTCAGAAGATGCCTCTTACAACACCGAAGGggaacagaggcaggtgaataaTCTGTATCCGCTTCTGATGCAACACAACAACCAAAGACAATCTTGGAATAAAG TGCCCAAGGAGTCAGCACAACAGGATAGCTATGCAAACATG GTTGATGGCCTCCAAGAAGTGCTTTTGAAGCTGGCGGCGGCCGACAAACTTCGCTCTCAAGCGTTCCTCAGATCGGAGCAGGGTTTGCCCAAAACCAACAAAAGAGGTGAGAGAAAAG CTTGTTTCTGGAAGTACTGCGTGACCAATTAG
- the urp1 gene encoding urotensin-related peptide 1 isoform X2: MPSLAVVHLVAVICSARWTHALPLYPESDLETQPDFVHKLVSEDASYNTEGEQRQVNNLYPLLMQHNNQRQSWNKVPKESAQQDSYANMVDGLQEVLLKLAAADKLRSQAFLRSEQGLPKTNKRACFWKYCVTN, translated from the exons ATGCCGTCGCTTGCCGTGGTCCACCTCGTCGCTGTCATCTGTTCCGCAAGATGGACACATGCTCTACCTCTCTACCCCGAGTCCGACTTGGAGACGCAGCCGG ATTTCGTTCATAAACTGGTGTCAGAAGATGCCTCTTACAACACCGAAGGggaacagaggcaggtgaataaTCTGTATCCGCTTCTGATGCAACACAACAACCAAAGACAATCTTGGAATAAAG TGCCCAAGGAGTCAGCACAACAGGATAGCTATGCAAACATG GTTGATGGCCTCCAAGAAGTGCTTTTGAAGCTGGCGGCGGCCGACAAACTTCGCTCTCAAGCGTTCCTCAGATCGGAGCAGGGTTTGCCCAAAACCAACAAAAGAG CTTGTTTCTGGAAGTACTGCGTGACCAATTAG